One window of Paralichthys olivaceus isolate ysfri-2021 chromosome 20, ASM2471397v2, whole genome shotgun sequence genomic DNA carries:
- the pals2b gene encoding MAGUK p55 subfamily member 6b isoform X2 has translation MQQVLDNVGELPTSAGAKDIDLLFLRGIMESPIAHEQLEEVKLEAVQDNNVELVTDIIGDINNLKVKDDSAAELSKILKEPHFQSLLEAHDMVASKCYEVPPPAEMANDAAVNSALMQADAVRMIGIRKKAGEPLGVTFRVEKDDLVIARILHGGMIDRQGLLHVGDIIKEVNGKDVGNNPTELQEMLKDCSGGITLKILPSYRDAPAPPQVYVRPYFDYNPAIDNLIPCREAGMAFERGDILQIVNREDPNWWQACHVVVGATGLIPSQFLEEKRKAFVPRDFDGSGILCGTIAGKKKKKMMYLTAKNAEFDRHELQIYEEVAKVPPFQRKTLVLIGAQGVGRRSLKNRLMVLQPTRFGTTIPYTSRRPRDDELDGNSYHFTSRTEMEVEVKAGRFLEHGEYDGNLYGTKIDSIHEVVDTGRTCILDVNPQALKVLKTAEFMPYVVFIAAPDFDTLKAMHKAVVDAGITTKQLTDVDLRKTVDESARIQRAYSHYFDLTIVNDNLDKAFETLQAAVDKLCSEPQWVPVNWVY, from the exons ATGCAGCAGGTGTTGGATAATGTGGGTGAGTTGCCCACCTCCGCGGGTGCCAAGGACATCGACCTGCTCTTCCTGCGAGGCATCATGGAAAGTCCTATT GCTCACgagcagctggaggaagtgaagctggaggCGGTGCAGGACAACAATGTGGAGCTGGTGACGGACATCATCGGAGACATCAACAACCTCAAGGTTAAAGATGACAGCGCGGCCGAACTGTCCAAGATCCTGAAGGAGCCACACttccag tctcttttGGAGGCACATGACATGGTGGCCTCAAAATGCTATGAAGTCCCGCCCCCGGCTGAGATGGCCAATGACGCAGCGGTGAACAGCGCTCTGATGCAGGCCGACGCTGTGCGCATGATTGGCATCCGAAAGAAGGCCGGCGAGCCACTG GGTGTGACGTTTCGTGTGGAGAAAGACGACCTGGTCATTGCCAGAATCCTGCACGGTGGCATGATCGACCGGCAGGGCCTGCTCCACGTGGGCGACATCATTAAGGAGGTGAACGGGAAGGACGTGGGCAACAACcccactgagctgcaggagatgCTCAAAGACTGCAGCGGAGGCATCACGCTGAAAATCCTCCCGAGCTACCGGGacgctcctgctcctccacag GTGTACGTGAGGCCATACTTTGACTACAACCCGGCCATCGACAACCTCATCCCATGTCGGGAGGCGGGGATGGCCTTCGAGAGAGGTGACATCCTTCAGATCGTCAACAGGGAGGATCCCAACTGGTGGCAG GCGTGTCATGTGGTGGTTGGAGCTACAGGACTGATACCCAGTCAgttcctggaggagaagaggaaagctTTCGTCCCTCGAGACTTTGACGGATCAG GCATCCTCTGTGGCACTATAgctggaaagaagaagaagaagatgatgtaCCTGACAGCCAAGAACGCAG AGTTTGACAGACACGAGCTGCAGATCTATGAGGAGGTGGCAAAAGTGCCGCCATTCCAGAGGAAGACACTGGTTCTGATTGGTGCACAGGGCGTGGGTCGACGCAGCCTCAAAAACCGCCTGATGGTCCTCCAGCCGACGCGTTTCGGCACAACTATACCAT ACACCTCACGACGACCCCGTGACGACGAGCTGGACGGCAACTCGTACCACTTCACCAGCAGGACGGAGATGGAGGTGGAAGTGAAGGCCGGCCGCTTCCTGGAGCACGGCGAGTACGATGGCAACCTGTACGGCACCAAGATCGATTCCATCCATGAGGTGGTGGACACAGGACGCACCTGCATCCTGGACGTCAACCCACAG GCTCTGAAGGTACTCAAAACAGCAGAGTTCATGCCCTACGTGGTTTTCATTGCGGCGCCAGATTTCGATACACTCAAGGCCATGCACAAAGCTGTGGTGGACGCAGGCATCACAACAAAGCAGCTCACG GATGTGGACCTGAGGAAGACGGTGGACGAGAGCGCCCGCATCCAGAGGGCGTACAGCCACTACTTCGACCTGACCATCGTCAACGACAACTTGGACAAGGCCTTTGAGACGTTACAGGCCGCTGTGGACAAACTGTGCAGTGAACCCCAGTGGGTGCCCGTGAACTGGGTGTACTGA
- the pals2b gene encoding MAGUK p55 subfamily member 6b isoform X1 → MVTAMEDACPNGVREEKEEEVTALRHPGVEVPPAERSTQGAETSGAMQQVLDNVGELPTSAGAKDIDLLFLRGIMESPIAHEQLEEVKLEAVQDNNVELVTDIIGDINNLKVKDDSAAELSKILKEPHFQSLLEAHDMVASKCYEVPPPAEMANDAAVNSALMQADAVRMIGIRKKAGEPLGVTFRVEKDDLVIARILHGGMIDRQGLLHVGDIIKEVNGKDVGNNPTELQEMLKDCSGGITLKILPSYRDAPAPPQVYVRPYFDYNPAIDNLIPCREAGMAFERGDILQIVNREDPNWWQACHVVVGATGLIPSQFLEEKRKAFVPRDFDGSGILCGTIAGKKKKKMMYLTAKNAEFDRHELQIYEEVAKVPPFQRKTLVLIGAQGVGRRSLKNRLMVLQPTRFGTTIPYTSRRPRDDELDGNSYHFTSRTEMEVEVKAGRFLEHGEYDGNLYGTKIDSIHEVVDTGRTCILDVNPQALKVLKTAEFMPYVVFIAAPDFDTLKAMHKAVVDAGITTKQLTDVDLRKTVDESARIQRAYSHYFDLTIVNDNLDKAFETLQAAVDKLCSEPQWVPVNWVY, encoded by the exons CCATGCAGCAGGTGTTGGATAATGTGGGTGAGTTGCCCACCTCCGCGGGTGCCAAGGACATCGACCTGCTCTTCCTGCGAGGCATCATGGAAAGTCCTATT GCTCACgagcagctggaggaagtgaagctggaggCGGTGCAGGACAACAATGTGGAGCTGGTGACGGACATCATCGGAGACATCAACAACCTCAAGGTTAAAGATGACAGCGCGGCCGAACTGTCCAAGATCCTGAAGGAGCCACACttccag tctcttttGGAGGCACATGACATGGTGGCCTCAAAATGCTATGAAGTCCCGCCCCCGGCTGAGATGGCCAATGACGCAGCGGTGAACAGCGCTCTGATGCAGGCCGACGCTGTGCGCATGATTGGCATCCGAAAGAAGGCCGGCGAGCCACTG GGTGTGACGTTTCGTGTGGAGAAAGACGACCTGGTCATTGCCAGAATCCTGCACGGTGGCATGATCGACCGGCAGGGCCTGCTCCACGTGGGCGACATCATTAAGGAGGTGAACGGGAAGGACGTGGGCAACAACcccactgagctgcaggagatgCTCAAAGACTGCAGCGGAGGCATCACGCTGAAAATCCTCCCGAGCTACCGGGacgctcctgctcctccacag GTGTACGTGAGGCCATACTTTGACTACAACCCGGCCATCGACAACCTCATCCCATGTCGGGAGGCGGGGATGGCCTTCGAGAGAGGTGACATCCTTCAGATCGTCAACAGGGAGGATCCCAACTGGTGGCAG GCGTGTCATGTGGTGGTTGGAGCTACAGGACTGATACCCAGTCAgttcctggaggagaagaggaaagctTTCGTCCCTCGAGACTTTGACGGATCAG GCATCCTCTGTGGCACTATAgctggaaagaagaagaagaagatgatgtaCCTGACAGCCAAGAACGCAG AGTTTGACAGACACGAGCTGCAGATCTATGAGGAGGTGGCAAAAGTGCCGCCATTCCAGAGGAAGACACTGGTTCTGATTGGTGCACAGGGCGTGGGTCGACGCAGCCTCAAAAACCGCCTGATGGTCCTCCAGCCGACGCGTTTCGGCACAACTATACCAT ACACCTCACGACGACCCCGTGACGACGAGCTGGACGGCAACTCGTACCACTTCACCAGCAGGACGGAGATGGAGGTGGAAGTGAAGGCCGGCCGCTTCCTGGAGCACGGCGAGTACGATGGCAACCTGTACGGCACCAAGATCGATTCCATCCATGAGGTGGTGGACACAGGACGCACCTGCATCCTGGACGTCAACCCACAG GCTCTGAAGGTACTCAAAACAGCAGAGTTCATGCCCTACGTGGTTTTCATTGCGGCGCCAGATTTCGATACACTCAAGGCCATGCACAAAGCTGTGGTGGACGCAGGCATCACAACAAAGCAGCTCACG GATGTGGACCTGAGGAAGACGGTGGACGAGAGCGCCCGCATCCAGAGGGCGTACAGCCACTACTTCGACCTGACCATCGTCAACGACAACTTGGACAAGGCCTTTGAGACGTTACAGGCCGCTGTGGACAAACTGTGCAGTGAACCCCAGTGGGTGCCCGTGAACTGGGTGTACTGA